A region from the Muribaculum gordoncarteri genome encodes:
- the gltB gene encoding glutamate synthase large subunit, whose translation MPHTQGLYDPQYESDACGVGLLVNIRGIKSHQLVEKGLQVLEHMVHRGAEGADPKTGDGAGIMVQIPHEFILLQGIAVPEKGRYGCGLVFLPHDEDTQQIIFDIIEREAIELGLTLIAVRDIPTNNEQLGPVARKAEPVIKQIFIADEKSNDSIEPRLYVLRRRIEKKVTESSLPDKETFYIVSLSSRVIVYKGMLSSLQLRYYFPDLMNPHFTTGMALVHSRFSTNTFPTWSLAQPFRMLGHNGEINTIQGNRMWMKARECVLHPQTLGGADVTPVIQPDMSDSASLDNVLEFFVMSGMSLPHALAMLVPESFNDKNPISSELKAFYEYHSIMMEAWDGPATLLFSDGRYAGGMLDRNGLRPARYLITNNDTMVIASEMGVLAFDPSEVKEKGRLRPGKMLMVDMEKGEIYHDAELKEKLASEFPYRDWLSRNRIILDKISSGRKVGNKVDDFARLLHTFFYHREEVEKIITPMVVDAKEPVNSMGNDTPLAVMSNEPQLLFNYFRQHFAQVTNPPIDPLREELVMSLDSYIGAIDMNLLEPNPEICKMVLLKRPIITNQELDILCNLRYKGFNTRKLSMTFPVKEGAEGITKALERLCKEAEAAVDEGCNYIVLSDRGVNADNAPIPSLLATSAVHHHLIDCKKRLQTALVVETADAREVMHFALLSGYGASAINPYLAFAVINDLVERQEIQLDYNTAVKNYIKAIDKGLLKVMSKMGISTLTSYKGAQLFEAIGVSEEMSRKYFGNTVSKIGGIDMNDLSRDILKSHAESFSPYFDEELPLRHLGQYSFRKDGETHAWNPESIATLQLATRLGSYKKFKEFTSLVDNKPEPIFIRDFLDFKKGEPIPVDEVEPIENIMRRFVTGAMSFGSISREAHEALGIAMNAIGARSNTGEGGEDAERFKTREDGTSARSAIKQVASGRFGVTAEYLVNADEIQIKIAQGAKPGEGGQLPGFKVDKIIAKTRHSIPGISLISPPPHHDIYSIEDLAQLIFDLKNVNPDARVSVKLVSESGVGTIAAGVAKAKSDLITISGSDGGTGASPASSIRYAGLPVEIGLAETQQTLVLNNLRGQVKLQADGQLKTARDVVIMAMLGAEEYGFATSALIVLGCVMMRKCHLNTCPVGVATQNEELRKRFVGRSEYLINFFKFLAQEIRETLAEIGVRKLDDVIGRADMLEVKPQHATHKTTHLDFSRILYMPAECRTNAIINVTEQQHDIAHVLDRQLISRSFPAIESGMPVELDFPIANTDRSVGAMLSGVVAKKYGNDGLPDNTILCTFRGSAGQSFGAFLAHGISFRLEGDANDYVGKGLSGGKIVIVPPKGSQFVPQDNIIAGNTLLYGATSGEVYINGRVGERFCVRNSGAIAVVEGVGDHCCEYMTGGRTVVLGSTGRNFAAGMSGGVAYVWNPNGDFDYFCNMEMVELSLIEDMADNRELYRLIGNHYKHTHSQLAGRMLDNWHEYVGQFIKVIPFEYKKVLHDEKLAKLQQKIASVERD comes from the coding sequence ATGCCTCATACTCAAGGCCTCTATGATCCGCAGTATGAAAGTGACGCATGCGGAGTGGGGCTGTTGGTAAATATCAGGGGAATAAAGTCGCACCAACTTGTAGAAAAAGGATTGCAGGTGCTTGAGCACATGGTTCATCGCGGAGCCGAAGGTGCCGATCCCAAGACAGGCGACGGTGCCGGTATAATGGTGCAGATTCCCCACGAATTCATTCTGCTTCAAGGAATTGCCGTTCCCGAGAAGGGCCGCTACGGATGCGGATTGGTGTTCCTGCCTCACGATGAAGACACACAGCAGATAATATTTGACATCATCGAGCGCGAAGCCATCGAACTTGGACTCACTCTAATTGCGGTGCGTGACATACCCACCAACAATGAGCAGCTCGGTCCCGTGGCTCGCAAAGCCGAACCTGTAATAAAGCAGATATTCATTGCCGATGAGAAGAGCAACGACAGTATCGAGCCTCGGCTCTACGTGTTGCGCCGACGCATCGAGAAGAAGGTGACCGAGTCGTCGCTTCCCGATAAGGAGACATTCTATATCGTGTCATTGTCGTCGCGCGTCATAGTCTACAAGGGCATGTTGTCGAGCCTGCAATTACGCTACTACTTCCCCGACCTGATGAATCCTCACTTCACAACGGGTATGGCTTTGGTACACTCTCGTTTCAGTACCAACACATTCCCCACATGGTCGTTGGCTCAGCCCTTCAGAATGCTCGGACATAACGGCGAGATAAACACCATACAGGGCAACCGAATGTGGATGAAGGCACGTGAATGTGTACTACATCCCCAGACACTCGGCGGCGCCGATGTCACGCCTGTCATCCAACCCGACATGAGCGACTCGGCTTCACTCGACAATGTATTGGAATTCTTCGTAATGTCGGGCATGAGCCTGCCTCACGCTCTTGCCATGCTCGTACCGGAATCGTTCAACGACAAGAACCCGATTTCGTCGGAATTGAAGGCATTCTATGAGTATCATTCAATCATGATGGAAGCTTGGGACGGTCCTGCGACATTGCTGTTCAGCGACGGACGCTACGCCGGCGGAATGCTTGACCGAAACGGACTGCGCCCCGCACGATACCTGATCACCAACAACGACACGATGGTGATTGCATCCGAAATGGGCGTGTTGGCATTCGATCCGTCGGAGGTTAAGGAGAAAGGCCGTCTTCGTCCCGGAAAAATGTTGATGGTCGACATGGAAAAGGGCGAGATATATCACGATGCTGAACTCAAGGAGAAACTTGCATCGGAATTTCCCTATCGCGACTGGCTGTCACGCAACCGCATCATACTTGACAAGATAAGCAGCGGTCGCAAAGTCGGCAACAAAGTCGACGATTTCGCAAGGCTTCTGCACACATTCTTCTATCACCGCGAGGAGGTAGAGAAGATAATAACGCCGATGGTGGTTGATGCCAAAGAGCCGGTCAATTCAATGGGCAACGACACTCCGCTCGCCGTCATGTCCAACGAGCCTCAATTGCTGTTCAACTATTTCCGTCAGCATTTCGCTCAGGTGACCAACCCGCCCATCGACCCTCTGCGTGAGGAGCTCGTTATGAGCCTCGACAGCTACATCGGAGCAATCGACATGAATCTGCTCGAGCCCAATCCCGAAATATGCAAGATGGTGCTGCTGAAGCGCCCCATCATAACAAATCAGGAGCTTGATATATTGTGCAATCTCCGATACAAGGGATTCAACACCCGCAAACTTTCGATGACATTCCCCGTAAAAGAGGGAGCCGAGGGCATAACGAAGGCATTGGAGCGCCTGTGCAAGGAAGCTGAAGCCGCCGTTGACGAAGGTTGCAACTACATTGTGCTGTCGGACCGCGGAGTAAACGCCGACAATGCGCCCATACCCTCATTGCTCGCCACCTCGGCCGTTCATCATCATCTCATCGACTGCAAGAAGCGTCTGCAGACAGCTCTCGTAGTAGAAACCGCCGATGCACGAGAGGTGATGCACTTCGCATTGCTGTCGGGCTACGGAGCAAGCGCAATAAATCCCTATCTCGCTTTTGCCGTAATCAACGACCTTGTGGAGCGACAGGAGATACAGCTTGACTACAATACAGCCGTAAAGAACTACATCAAGGCTATCGACAAGGGATTGCTCAAGGTTATGTCAAAGATGGGTATCTCCACACTTACCAGCTACAAGGGCGCACAGCTATTTGAAGCTATCGGAGTGTCGGAAGAGATGTCACGCAAGTATTTCGGCAACACCGTGAGCAAAATCGGAGGAATCGACATGAACGACCTCAGTCGTGACATATTGAAGTCACATGCCGAATCGTTCAGCCCCTATTTTGACGAAGAACTGCCTTTGCGTCACCTCGGACAATATTCATTCCGCAAGGATGGAGAAACCCACGCATGGAATCCCGAATCGATAGCAACACTTCAACTTGCCACTCGCCTTGGAAGTTACAAGAAGTTCAAGGAGTTCACTTCATTGGTCGACAACAAGCCCGAACCGATATTCATTCGCGATTTTCTTGACTTCAAGAAAGGCGAGCCTATACCTGTTGACGAAGTTGAACCTATAGAGAATATAATGCGTCGTTTCGTGACAGGTGCCATGTCATTCGGTTCTATAAGCCGTGAGGCCCATGAAGCACTCGGTATCGCAATGAACGCCATCGGCGCACGAAGCAACACCGGTGAAGGAGGCGAGGATGCCGAACGCTTCAAGACACGCGAAGACGGCACATCGGCACGCTCGGCTATAAAGCAGGTTGCTTCGGGACGCTTCGGAGTTACCGCAGAGTACCTTGTAAATGCTGACGAGATACAGATTAAGATTGCACAGGGAGCAAAGCCCGGTGAAGGCGGACAGCTGCCCGGATTCAAGGTCGACAAGATAATTGCCAAGACGCGTCACTCAATCCCCGGAATCTCGCTCATATCGCCGCCACCTCACCACGATATATATTCAATTGAGGACTTGGCTCAGCTGATATTCGACTTAAAGAATGTAAATCCCGATGCTCGCGTGAGCGTGAAGCTCGTGTCGGAAAGCGGTGTGGGGACAATTGCTGCCGGTGTGGCAAAAGCCAAGAGCGACCTTATAACCATAAGCGGTAGCGACGGCGGAACGGGTGCTTCTCCGGCAAGTTCGATACGTTACGCCGGTCTTCCCGTCGAGATAGGTCTTGCAGAAACACAGCAGACACTTGTGCTCAACAATCTGCGCGGACAAGTGAAGCTGCAGGCCGACGGACAATTAAAGACAGCGCGTGATGTGGTGATTATGGCCATGTTGGGTGCCGAAGAGTACGGATTTGCGACAAGTGCGTTAATTGTGCTCGGATGCGTAATGATGCGTAAATGTCACCTTAACACCTGTCCTGTGGGAGTAGCGACACAGAATGAAGAGCTGCGCAAACGATTTGTAGGCCGTTCAGAGTATCTGATCAACTTCTTCAAGTTCCTTGCTCAGGAGATACGTGAAACCCTCGCCGAAATAGGAGTGCGCAAGCTTGATGATGTGATAGGTCGTGCCGACATGCTTGAGGTAAAGCCCCAACACGCCACCCACAAGACAACACATCTCGACTTCTCACGCATATTGTATATGCCGGCAGAGTGTCGTACCAACGCCATAATAAATGTAACGGAGCAGCAGCATGACATAGCGCATGTGCTCGACCGTCAGCTTATAAGCCGCTCATTCCCCGCAATAGAATCGGGAATGCCTGTCGAGCTTGATTTCCCGATTGCCAACACCGACCGTTCGGTAGGCGCAATGTTGTCGGGTGTGGTGGCCAAGAAATATGGCAACGACGGATTGCCCGACAATACAATCCTGTGTACATTCCGTGGTTCGGCCGGACAAAGCTTCGGTGCGTTCCTGGCTCACGGCATATCGTTCCGACTCGAAGGTGACGCCAACGACTATGTAGGTAAGGGCCTGTCGGGCGGCAAGATTGTCATCGTGCCTCCGAAGGGAAGCCAGTTTGTTCCGCAGGACAATATCATCGCCGGAAATACACTGCTGTATGGTGCCACTTCAGGCGAAGTCTATATAAACGGACGCGTAGGCGAGCGATTCTGCGTGCGTAACTCCGGTGCCATTGCCGTAGTCGAAGGAGTGGGCGACCACTGCTGTGAATACATGACAGGCGGCCGCACCGTAGTGCTCGGTTCGACAGGCCGTAACTTTGCCGCCGGTATGAGCGGTGGTGTTGCCTACGTGTGGAATCCCAATGGCGATTTCGACTATTTCTGCAACATGGAGATGGTGGAGTTGTCATTGATCGAGGACATGGCCGACAATCGCGAGCTTTATCGCCTTATAGGCAATCACTACAAGCACACTCACAGTCAGCTTGCCGGACGAATGCTCGACAACTGGCATGAATATGTGGGGCAGTTCATAAAGGTAATACCCTTTGAATACAAGAAAGTGCTTCATGATGAAAAGCTGGCCAAGCTGCAACAGAAAATTGCAAGTGTGGAACGTGACTGA